The following are from one region of the Sandaracinus amylolyticus genome:
- the gspC gene encoding type II secretion system protein GspC: MLLAVVLSTLTTTSFLFAQGTTQLVASAVLDAPPSEDDGPRSRGPRRAVTTPARDLTAMGRAILERNIFDSQTGSISWDPPPPPAPETPEEEEIAPVVDGDPNTAPPCEGSIRLVASYYRPNEPDQSFAAITNATGTSLLYAVGMRVDEREVVAIGRSRVVLRPSGQPLCSLSMFAEQPVASAPRAQPAEPVVVATPEAATPGSPGIETSELDSNIQQISETSYAINRTLVDRLLANQAELMRTARVIPHEVDGRVVGVKIYGIRRSSLLGRLGVQNGDMLRTINGFDLTEPDSVLEAYTRLRSADRLTLSIERRGQPVTMDYQIR; this comes from the coding sequence TTGCTCCTGGCCGTCGTCCTCTCGACGCTGACGACGACGTCGTTCCTGTTCGCGCAGGGCACGACGCAGCTCGTCGCGTCGGCGGTGCTCGACGCGCCGCCGAGCGAAGACGACGGGCCGCGCTCGCGCGGACCGCGTCGCGCGGTGACGACGCCGGCGCGCGATCTGACCGCGATGGGCCGCGCGATCCTCGAGCGCAACATCTTCGACTCGCAGACCGGCTCGATCAGCTGGGACCCGCCGCCGCCTCCGGCGCCCGAGACCCCCGAGGAAGAGGAGATCGCGCCGGTCGTCGACGGCGATCCCAACACCGCGCCGCCGTGCGAAGGATCGATCCGCCTCGTCGCGAGCTACTACCGCCCGAACGAGCCCGATCAGTCGTTCGCCGCGATCACGAACGCGACCGGCACGTCGCTGCTCTACGCGGTGGGAATGCGCGTGGACGAGCGAGAGGTCGTCGCGATCGGACGCTCGCGCGTGGTGCTGCGCCCGAGCGGACAGCCGCTGTGCTCGCTCTCGATGTTCGCGGAGCAGCCGGTCGCGAGCGCGCCGCGCGCGCAGCCCGCGGAGCCGGTCGTCGTCGCGACGCCCGAGGCCGCGACGCCCGGCTCGCCCGGCATCGAGACCTCCGAGCTCGACTCGAACATCCAGCAGATCAGCGAGACGAGCTACGCGATCAACCGCACGCTCGTCGATCGCCTGCTCGCCAACCAGGCCGAGCTGATGCGCACCGCGCGCGTCATCCCGCACGAGGTCGACGGCCGCGTCGTCGGCGTGAAGATCTACGGCATCCGCCGCAGCTCGCTGCTGGGCCGCCTCGGCGTCCAGAACGGCGACATGCTGCGCACGATCAACGGCTTCGATCTCACGGAGCCCGACAGCGTGCTCGAGGCGTACACGCGCCTTCGCAGCGCCGATCGGCTGACGCTCAGCATCGAGCGTCGAGGTCAGCCGGTCACGATGGACTACCAGATCCGCTGA
- a CDS encoding PA0069 family radical SAM protein, with translation MPRSVQNPPNRFSSTEIDYEGEAPLAELTPIEERAKSILSENDSPDVGFRWSINPYRGCYHGCAYCYARPSHQYLGYGAGTDFDRKIVVKINAPELLREAFDRPSWTGETIAISGNTDCYQPLEAKYRLTRALLELCLAYKNPVGLITKGSVIRRDLDVLAALARTTRCRVTMSIAFASDDDARAIEPWASPPSKRFETLKMLADAGVPCGVSLAPVIPGLNDSQMPEILERAKECGASHAFIVLLRLPSEVLPVFDERLAQALPMRHAKVMNAIREMRGGRMYESDFGRRQVGRGERWKMIEQLFETHLRRLGLDRRSTAMDTSEDPPTTFERPKKQLTLF, from the coding sequence ATGCCGCGCTCGGTGCAGAACCCGCCCAACCGCTTCTCCTCCACGGAGATCGACTACGAGGGCGAGGCTCCGCTCGCGGAGCTCACACCGATCGAAGAGCGCGCGAAGTCGATCCTCTCCGAGAACGACAGCCCGGACGTCGGCTTCCGCTGGTCGATCAACCCCTACCGCGGCTGTTACCACGGCTGCGCGTACTGCTACGCGCGCCCCTCGCACCAATATCTCGGCTACGGCGCGGGCACCGACTTCGATCGCAAGATCGTCGTGAAGATCAACGCGCCCGAGCTGCTGCGCGAAGCGTTCGATCGTCCTTCGTGGACCGGCGAGACGATCGCGATCTCCGGCAACACCGATTGTTACCAGCCGCTCGAGGCGAAGTACCGCCTCACGCGCGCGCTGCTCGAGCTCTGCCTCGCCTACAAGAACCCGGTCGGGCTCATCACCAAGGGCTCGGTCATCCGTCGCGACCTCGACGTGCTCGCCGCGCTGGCGCGCACGACACGATGTCGCGTCACGATGTCGATCGCGTTCGCGAGCGACGACGATGCGCGCGCGATCGAGCCCTGGGCGTCACCGCCGAGCAAGCGCTTCGAGACGCTGAAGATGCTCGCGGACGCGGGCGTGCCCTGCGGCGTGTCGCTCGCGCCGGTGATCCCCGGGCTCAACGACTCGCAGATGCCGGAGATCCTCGAGCGCGCGAAGGAATGCGGCGCGAGCCACGCGTTCATCGTGCTGCTGCGGCTCCCGAGCGAAGTGCTGCCGGTGTTCGACGAGCGCCTCGCGCAGGCGCTGCCGATGCGCCACGCGAAGGTGATGAACGCGATCCGCGAGATGCGCGGCGGGCGCATGTACGAGAGCGACTTCGGCCGGCGTCAGGTCGGACGCGGCGAGCGCTGGAAGATGATCGAGCAGCTCTTCGAGACGCACCTGCGACGGCTCGGGCTCGATCGTCGCAGCACCGCGATGGACACCTCCGAAGATCCGCCGACGACCTTCGAGCGCCCGAAGAAGCAGCTCACGTTGTTCTGA
- a CDS encoding phytanoyl-CoA dioxygenase family protein, which translates to MTGAPLSDAQVERFVSEGFVRLDDAFPRALADEGRAILWKETGCDPDDRTTWTRPVVRLGGYAQPPFARAASTPRICAALDQLVGEGRWAPLLGLGTFPIRFPSEVSSGDDGWHIDVSFALPEDDPNDFMGWRANVTSRGRALLMLFLFSDVGEDDAPTRIRVGSHVDLARRLAPAGDRGMTLRELAANDFAESAERPVVFATGPAGTVYLCHPFLVHAAQRHRGTTPRFLAQPPVFPKAPLCIGEAASTPVERAIRDALRTT; encoded by the coding sequence ATGACCGGAGCCCCGCTGAGCGACGCGCAGGTCGAGCGCTTCGTGAGCGAGGGCTTCGTGCGTCTCGACGACGCGTTCCCGCGCGCGCTCGCCGACGAAGGGCGCGCGATCCTGTGGAAGGAGACGGGCTGCGATCCCGACGATCGCACGACGTGGACGCGCCCCGTCGTGAGGCTCGGCGGCTACGCGCAGCCGCCGTTCGCGCGCGCGGCGAGCACGCCGCGGATCTGCGCGGCGCTCGATCAGCTCGTCGGTGAGGGCCGTTGGGCGCCGCTCCTCGGGCTCGGCACGTTCCCGATCCGCTTTCCGTCCGAGGTGTCGTCGGGCGACGACGGATGGCACATCGACGTGAGCTTCGCGTTGCCCGAGGACGACCCCAACGACTTCATGGGATGGCGCGCCAACGTGACGTCGCGCGGCCGCGCGCTCTTGATGCTCTTCTTGTTCTCCGACGTCGGCGAGGACGACGCGCCGACGCGCATCCGCGTGGGCTCGCACGTCGATCTCGCGAGGCGTCTCGCGCCCGCGGGCGATCGCGGCATGACGCTGCGCGAGCTCGCGGCGAACGACTTCGCAGAGAGCGCGGAGCGGCCCGTCGTCTTCGCGACCGGGCCCGCGGGGACCGTCTATCTCTGTCACCCGTTCCTCGTGCACGCCGCGCAGCGACACCGCGGGACGACCCCGCGCTTCCTCGCGCAGCCGCCGGTCTTTCCCAAGGCGCCGCTGTGCATCGGCGAGGCCGCGAGCACACCGGTCGAGCGCGCGATCCGCGACGCGCTCAGAACGACGTGA
- a CDS encoding sigma-54-dependent transcriptional regulator — MNDSSTTTPVPAAPTPSAANASTTVLVVDDERENLEALERIFAREGFRVLTAESGRRALDVCRAQRVHVVVTDLMMPGMSGIDLLKALETVAPDAEVVLMTAYGTIETAVEAMRAGAYDFVEKPLKRMQMVKTVQKAAERHALVAENRTLKQELSALKSGSSGPRPIVGSSPALRRALDIAYQAAPSTANVLVLGESGTGKELLARAIHERSGRSGAFVAVNLAALPETIVEGELFGYEKGAFTGAVQKREGRVAQAEGGTLFLDEIGELSPQVQVKLLRLLQEGEYEPLGGRTRRADFRLIAATNKDLRQLITEQRFREDLYYRLNVIAITSPPLRDRQGDVPLLVDHFLEVYCRKNGKPRMELAREALEKLQDYSWPGNVRELENVIERAVVLSRGATLTLADLPPQITQAERRGSDLSFSMGTPLEEIERRVIRATLDHTRGDKQLAAQLLGISARTIYRKLADLNEPDAAE, encoded by the coding sequence ATGAACGACAGCTCGACGACGACCCCGGTCCCGGCCGCCCCCACGCCCTCGGCCGCCAACGCCTCCACGACGGTCCTGGTCGTCGACGACGAGCGCGAGAACCTCGAGGCGCTCGAGCGCATCTTCGCCCGCGAGGGCTTCCGCGTGCTGACCGCCGAGTCGGGCCGCCGCGCCCTCGACGTGTGCCGCGCCCAGCGCGTCCACGTGGTGGTGACCGACCTGATGATGCCGGGCATGAGCGGCATCGATCTGCTCAAGGCCCTCGAGACCGTGGCGCCCGACGCCGAGGTCGTGCTGATGACCGCGTACGGCACGATCGAGACCGCGGTCGAGGCGATGCGCGCGGGCGCGTACGACTTCGTCGAGAAGCCGCTCAAGCGCATGCAGATGGTGAAGACCGTGCAGAAGGCGGCAGAGCGCCACGCGCTCGTCGCCGAGAACCGCACGCTCAAGCAGGAGCTCTCCGCGCTCAAGTCGGGCTCGAGCGGACCACGCCCGATCGTCGGTAGCTCGCCCGCGCTGCGACGCGCGCTCGACATCGCGTACCAGGCCGCGCCGAGCACCGCGAACGTGCTCGTCCTCGGCGAGAGCGGCACCGGCAAGGAGCTCCTCGCGCGCGCCATCCACGAGCGCAGCGGTCGCAGCGGCGCGTTCGTCGCGGTGAACCTCGCGGCGCTGCCCGAGACGATCGTCGAGGGCGAGCTCTTCGGATACGAGAAGGGCGCGTTCACCGGCGCGGTGCAGAAGCGCGAAGGGCGCGTCGCGCAGGCCGAGGGCGGCACGCTCTTCCTCGACGAGATCGGCGAGCTCAGCCCGCAGGTGCAGGTGAAGCTCCTGCGTCTCCTCCAGGAGGGCGAGTACGAGCCGCTCGGTGGTCGCACCAGGCGCGCCGACTTCCGCCTGATCGCCGCGACCAACAAGGACCTGCGCCAGCTGATCACCGAGCAGCGCTTCCGCGAGGACCTCTACTACCGGCTCAACGTCATCGCGATCACGAGCCCGCCGCTCCGCGATCGCCAGGGCGACGTGCCGCTGCTCGTCGATCACTTCCTCGAGGTCTACTGCCGCAAGAACGGCAAGCCGCGCATGGAGCTCGCGCGCGAGGCGCTCGAGAAGCTCCAGGACTACTCGTGGCCCGGCAACGTGCGCGAGCTCGAGAACGTGATCGAGCGCGCGGTCGTGCTCTCGCGCGGCGCGACGCTGACGCTCGCCGATCTGCCGCCGCAGATCACCCAGGCCGAGCGGCGCGGCAGCGATCTCTCGTTCTCGATGGGCACACCGCTCGAGGAGATCGAGCGCCGCGTGATCCGCGCCACGCTCGATCACACGCGCGGCGACAAGCAGCTCGCGGCGCAGCTGCTCGGCATCAGCGCGCGCACCATCTACCGCAAGCTCGCGGACCTGAACGAGCCCGACGCGGCCGAGTGA
- a CDS encoding GMC family oxidoreductase N-terminal domain-containing protein codes for MQAVVRDHFTPLSVNEGRAHVGDLERDCDVVVVGSGAGGATVATELALAGQRVIVIEEGRHVPADHYGAMRQSESLRHVWREGGLTAAFGIGGAPTVNVTMGKVVGGSSVCTGGVCFRVPGFVLDEWSREMGIPGMTAAGLDPFYSHVEKAIHVEEVPVSMRSRSTELFAIGAEKLGRPVKPMRRNTRGCDGCGRCNFGCPHVAKLSVDVSYLPRAIAAGAEVWSQCLVERVQVANGRAIGVEGRLLNGARGTKGGRLRVRAKRVVIACGGIHTPVLLQASGLGGIGTHVGKHLTLHPGFRVYARFDEKVRGWAGAMQSAYSDALEHEGITMNSLFVPASVIAATMPGAGPDHVRLAEQVGHIAMFGAMVHDEGGGYVVRNPFGREPLVLYRCSKKDVGAFWKGIRAVGETFLEAGAKELFLPILGSHGLTPDRFRALELERTPVTRLECASQHPLGTARMGTSASNSAVDPWGESWDVKELFVADASILPSSLGVNPQLTVMAMATRIAWHLRERKLPS; via the coding sequence ATGCAAGCGGTCGTGAGAGACCACTTCACGCCGCTCTCGGTGAACGAAGGGCGCGCACACGTCGGCGATCTCGAGCGCGACTGTGACGTCGTCGTCGTGGGCTCGGGCGCCGGCGGCGCGACGGTCGCGACCGAGCTCGCGCTCGCGGGCCAGCGCGTGATCGTGATCGAAGAAGGACGTCACGTGCCCGCCGATCACTACGGCGCGATGCGGCAGAGCGAGTCGCTGCGGCACGTCTGGCGCGAGGGCGGACTGACCGCAGCGTTCGGCATCGGCGGCGCGCCCACCGTGAACGTCACGATGGGCAAGGTCGTCGGCGGCTCGAGCGTGTGCACCGGCGGCGTGTGCTTCCGCGTGCCGGGCTTCGTGCTCGACGAGTGGTCGCGCGAGATGGGCATCCCCGGCATGACCGCGGCAGGCCTCGATCCCTTCTACTCGCATGTCGAGAAGGCGATCCACGTCGAGGAGGTGCCGGTCTCGATGCGCTCGCGCTCGACCGAGCTCTTCGCGATCGGCGCCGAGAAGCTGGGCCGTCCCGTGAAGCCGATGCGCCGCAACACGCGCGGCTGCGACGGATGTGGGCGCTGCAATTTCGGCTGTCCTCACGTCGCGAAGCTCAGCGTCGACGTGTCGTATCTGCCGCGCGCGATCGCGGCGGGCGCCGAGGTCTGGTCGCAGTGCCTCGTCGAGCGTGTGCAGGTCGCGAACGGCCGCGCGATCGGCGTCGAAGGGCGCCTGCTCAACGGAGCGCGCGGCACCAAGGGTGGGCGGCTGCGGGTGCGCGCGAAGCGTGTGGTGATCGCGTGCGGCGGCATCCACACACCGGTGTTGCTGCAGGCGAGCGGGCTCGGCGGGATCGGCACGCACGTGGGCAAGCACCTCACGCTGCACCCCGGCTTCCGCGTCTACGCGCGCTTCGACGAGAAGGTGCGTGGATGGGCGGGCGCGATGCAGAGCGCCTACTCCGACGCGCTCGAGCACGAAGGCATCACGATGAACTCGCTCTTCGTGCCCGCGAGCGTGATCGCCGCGACGATGCCGGGCGCGGGGCCCGATCACGTGAGGCTCGCCGAGCAGGTCGGGCACATCGCGATGTTCGGCGCGATGGTGCACGACGAGGGCGGCGGATACGTCGTGCGCAATCCCTTCGGGCGCGAGCCGCTGGTGCTCTATCGCTGCTCGAAGAAGGACGTCGGCGCGTTCTGGAAGGGCATCCGCGCGGTCGGCGAGACCTTCCTCGAGGCGGGCGCGAAGGAGCTCTTCCTCCCGATCCTCGGCAGCCACGGGCTCACCCCGGATCGGTTCCGCGCGCTCGAGCTCGAGCGCACGCCGGTCACGCGCCTCGAGTGCGCGTCGCAGCACCCGCTCGGCACCGCGCGCATGGGCACGAGCGCGTCGAACAGCGCGGTCGATCCCTGGGGCGAGAGCTGGGACGTGAAGGAGCTCTTCGTCGCCGACGCGAGCATCCTGCCCTCGAGCCTCGGCGTGAACCCGCAGCTCACCGTGATGGCGATGGCGACGCGCATCGCGTGGCACCTGCGGGAGCGCAAGCTGCCGAGCTGA
- a CDS encoding SagB/ThcOx family dehydrogenase: MDRDPRVERVLRYHERTMHRYPGGYARSLGYLDWATQPDPFRAYEGAAVTLLDEVAIGEGREASWSAVREESIAPAPIDARTIAQLFYDALAISAWKQAGRSRWALRCNPSSGNLHPTEAYLLTGAIDGPALFHYAPRVHGLERRRDVDVDAWRALSSDGALIVGLASIAWREAWKYGERAFRYCMHDVGHAIGALTIAARPLGWSVRVIEGPSDTQMARLLGIEESGGIEAERPDVLLAIGGHVGWSEDVLDAACAGRLHGTTNRLSSNHQRWDVIEDVEEASREDGLAAAPPQSRSTSTPREDTPSPPARVLVRRRRSAVEMDGATAMSRDAFFRTMRSLVPALTPALHPLPWAPEVHPVVFVHRVEGLDPGLAILVRDPAAEPFLRERIALAEEWVRLPGAPDDLPLYGIAQGDARAIARSLTCHQDIAADGAFAVAMLARFAPVLRERGPSWYRRLHWEAGHLGQLLYLEAEAHDVAATGIGCFFDDGIHELLGIESDDLRALYCFTVGGAVNDPRIQTQPAYSERG, encoded by the coding sequence ATGGATCGCGATCCCCGGGTCGAGCGTGTGCTGCGATATCACGAGCGCACGATGCATCGATATCCGGGCGGATATGCACGCTCGCTCGGATATCTCGACTGGGCCACGCAGCCCGATCCGTTCCGCGCGTACGAGGGCGCGGCGGTCACGCTGCTCGACGAGGTCGCGATCGGCGAAGGGCGCGAGGCGTCGTGGAGCGCGGTGCGCGAGGAGTCGATCGCGCCGGCGCCGATCGACGCGCGCACGATCGCGCAGCTCTTCTACGACGCGCTCGCGATCTCGGCGTGGAAGCAGGCGGGACGGTCGCGCTGGGCGCTGCGCTGCAATCCGTCGAGCGGGAACCTGCACCCGACCGAGGCGTACCTGCTGACCGGCGCGATCGACGGGCCCGCGCTCTTCCACTACGCGCCGCGCGTGCACGGGCTCGAGCGTCGGCGCGACGTCGATGTCGACGCCTGGCGCGCGCTCTCGAGCGATGGCGCGCTGATCGTGGGGCTCGCGTCGATCGCGTGGCGCGAGGCGTGGAAGTACGGCGAGCGCGCGTTCCGGTACTGCATGCACGACGTCGGGCACGCGATCGGCGCGCTGACGATCGCGGCGCGCCCGCTGGGGTGGTCGGTGCGCGTGATCGAGGGCCCGAGCGATACGCAGATGGCGCGGCTGCTCGGGATCGAGGAGAGCGGCGGGATCGAAGCGGAGCGTCCCGACGTGCTGCTCGCGATCGGAGGGCACGTCGGGTGGAGCGAGGACGTGCTCGACGCGGCGTGCGCCGGTCGACTGCACGGCACCACGAATCGTTTGAGCTCCAACCATCAGCGCTGGGACGTGATCGAGGACGTCGAAGAGGCCAGTCGCGAGGACGGGCTCGCCGCGGCGCCCCCGCAGTCGCGGTCGACTTCGACTCCGCGCGAGGACACGCCCTCTCCGCCGGCGCGTGTGCTCGTGCGGCGCCGCCGCAGCGCGGTCGAGATGGACGGCGCCACGGCGATGTCGCGCGACGCGTTCTTCCGCACGATGCGCTCGCTCGTGCCTGCGCTCACGCCCGCGCTGCATCCGCTGCCCTGGGCGCCCGAGGTGCACCCGGTGGTGTTCGTGCATCGCGTCGAGGGCCTCGATCCCGGGCTCGCGATCCTGGTGCGCGATCCCGCGGCCGAGCCCTTCCTGCGCGAGCGGATCGCGCTCGCCGAGGAGTGGGTCCGCCTGCCCGGCGCGCCCGACGATCTGCCGCTCTACGGCATCGCGCAGGGAGATGCGCGCGCCATCGCGCGCTCGCTCACCTGTCATCAGGACATCGCCGCCGACGGCGCGTTCGCGGTCGCGATGCTCGCGCGCTTCGCGCCGGTGCTGCGCGAGCGCGGGCCCTCGTGGTACCGCCGGCTGCACTGGGAGGCGGGGCACCTCGGTCAGCTGCTCTATCTCGAGGCCGAGGCGCACGACGTCGCGGCGACCGGGATCGGCTGTTTCTTCGACGACGGCATCCACGAGCTGCTCGGGATCGAGTCCGACGATCTCCGCGCGCTCTATTGCTTCACCGTCGGAGGCGCGGTGAACGATCCGCGCATCCAGACCCAGCCTGCTTATTCGGAGCGCGGCTGA